A single Henriciella sp. AS95 DNA region contains:
- a CDS encoding Fur family transcriptional regulator, translated as MDRLEKLCAEKGLRMTEQRRIIARVLSLADDHPDAEELHRRANALDSSISLATVYRTVKLFEESGIIERHEFRDGRARFEEVPDEHHDHLIDVKSGDVVEFHSEEIEKLQVEIAERLGYKLVDHRLELYGVPLKKD; from the coding sequence ATGGATCGTCTGGAAAAACTCTGCGCCGAAAAAGGCCTTCGAATGACCGAGCAGCGCCGCATCATTGCGCGCGTCCTGTCCCTGGCTGACGATCACCCCGATGCCGAAGAACTGCACCGCCGCGCCAATGCGCTGGACAGCTCCATCTCGCTGGCCACGGTCTACCGCACCGTGAAGCTGTTCGAAGAAAGCGGCATCATTGAACGCCACGAATTTCGCGATGGGCGGGCCCGCTTCGAGGAAGTGCCGGATGAGCATCACGATCACCTCATCGATGTGAAATCCGGTGATGTGGTCGAGTTCCACTCCGAAGAGATCGAGAAGCTTCAGGTCGAGATTGCTGAACGGCTTGGCTACAAGCTGGTCGATCACCGGCTGGAGCTTTATGGCGTACCGCTGAAGAAGGACTAG
- the miaB gene encoding tRNA (N6-isopentenyl adenosine(37)-C2)-methylthiotransferase MiaB, translating into MTSETSQTTPKRLFIKTYGCQMNVYDSERMRDVLRPLGYQPVDTAENADLVVLNTCHIREKATEKVYSELGQIKKMKVAAGGKMTIAVAGCVAQAEGAEIMRRQPAVDLVLGPQAYHKLPEMVARASRAVGERLETEFETLEKFDALPKTREAEGPTAFLSVQEGCDKFCTFCVVPYTRGAELSRPVDDIVFEARNLAAQGVREVTLLGQNVNAWHGAAPKLEGGSEWGLGQLARHIAKIGGIDRIRYSTSHPRDMDADLIAAHGDTPAMMPFMHLPVQSGSDRILKAMNRGHTAEHYLDIMRQLKAAQPDIALASDFIVGFPGESDQDFEDTMSLVREVNYAMAYSFKYSPRPGTPAADMFGHVPDEVATERLHRLQALLWEQQRAFNASKVGQTIPVLVTGKGRLDGQMHGRSPWQQAVHFDAPASTYGQIVDVKVVGATLNALAGELVHAVEAA; encoded by the coding sequence ATGACTTCCGAGACTTCGCAAACCACGCCGAAGCGTCTGTTCATCAAGACGTATGGCTGCCAGATGAATGTGTATGACAGCGAGCGCATGCGCGACGTGTTGCGCCCGCTTGGCTACCAACCGGTGGACACGGCTGAGAATGCCGATCTCGTTGTGCTGAACACCTGCCACATCCGTGAGAAGGCGACTGAGAAAGTCTATTCCGAGCTTGGCCAGATCAAGAAGATGAAAGTCGCCGCTGGCGGCAAGATGACGATTGCGGTGGCTGGCTGCGTCGCACAGGCGGAAGGCGCTGAGATCATGCGGCGCCAGCCGGCGGTCGATCTGGTGCTGGGTCCGCAGGCCTATCACAAGCTGCCGGAGATGGTGGCGCGCGCCAGCCGGGCCGTGGGTGAGCGGCTGGAGACCGAATTCGAGACGCTGGAAAAGTTCGACGCGCTGCCGAAGACGCGTGAAGCCGAGGGCCCGACCGCGTTCCTGTCCGTGCAGGAGGGCTGTGACAAGTTCTGCACGTTCTGCGTGGTGCCTTATACGCGCGGCGCAGAGCTCTCGCGCCCGGTCGACGATATTGTTTTCGAGGCGCGCAATCTGGCGGCCCAGGGCGTGCGCGAAGTCACTCTGCTTGGGCAGAACGTCAATGCCTGGCACGGCGCCGCGCCAAAGCTCGAAGGCGGCAGCGAATGGGGCCTTGGCCAGCTCGCACGCCACATCGCGAAAATCGGCGGGATTGACCGCATCCGCTATTCGACCAGCCATCCGCGCGATATGGACGCCGACCTGATCGCGGCCCATGGCGACACGCCGGCCATGATGCCCTTCATGCATCTGCCCGTGCAGTCCGGCTCGGACCGCATTCTCAAGGCCATGAACCGTGGCCATACGGCGGAGCATTATCTCGACATCATGCGCCAGCTGAAAGCGGCCCAGCCTGACATTGCGCTGGCAAGCGACTTCATCGTTGGTTTTCCGGGTGAGAGCGACCAGGATTTCGAGGACACGATGAGCCTCGTGCGCGAAGTGAACTACGCCATGGCCTATTCTTTCAAATATTCGCCGCGCCCCGGTACGCCCGCCGCCGACATGTTCGGCCATGTGCCCGACGAAGTCGCAACAGAGCGGCTGCATCGTTTGCAGGCGCTTCTGTGGGAACAACAGCGCGCCTTCAACGCTTCCAAAGTTGGGCAAACCATACCTGTGCTCGTAACCGGCAAAGGACGCCTTGATGGACAGATGCATGGGCGCAGCCCGTGGCAGCAGGCTGTGCACTTCGATGCGCCTGCCTCAACCTATGGGCAGATCGTCGACGTGAAAGTCGTTGGCGCCACCCTTAATGCGCTCGCCGGAGAGCTTGTCCATGCGGTGGAGGCCGCCTGA
- the tsaB gene encoding tRNA (adenosine(37)-N6)-threonylcarbamoyltransferase complex dimerization subunit type 1 TsaB — MLTLGINTSGPACDVALVDGGACLADVQETMSRGQDARLPAIVADCLQSADKSFADLQRIAVVTGPGSFTGIRVGVAFARGLALALKVPCLGITALEAALPAGQQGSAIVLLPAKRRPPDITYWAQRFRTGEAVDTPEEIGLDAVQAELAAHPHFVYGSSLDALQNAAPELDLHAAEPTARHAASLAENRHPTDAPASPAYVRGPDAALPGGKRL, encoded by the coding sequence ATGCTGACCCTCGGGATCAATACATCCGGGCCGGCCTGCGATGTCGCGCTGGTTGACGGGGGCGCCTGCCTTGCGGACGTTCAGGAGACGATGAGCCGGGGGCAGGATGCCCGCCTGCCCGCCATCGTGGCTGACTGCCTGCAGTCGGCCGATAAGTCATTTGCCGATCTTCAACGCATTGCCGTCGTGACAGGCCCTGGAAGCTTTACCGGGATACGCGTCGGCGTGGCCTTTGCGCGGGGGCTTGCGCTCGCGCTTAAGGTGCCATGCCTTGGTATCACCGCGCTGGAGGCCGCCTTGCCGGCCGGCCAGCAGGGTTCGGCCATTGTGCTGCTGCCCGCCAAACGCCGCCCGCCGGACATAACATACTGGGCACAGCGGTTTCGGACAGGGGAAGCGGTCGATACGCCCGAGGAAATCGGGCTGGACGCGGTTCAGGCTGAACTCGCGGCGCATCCGCACTTTGTTTATGGGTCGTCGCTGGACGCCCTGCAGAACGCCGCGCCGGAGCTTGATCTTCACGCCGCTGAGCCGACCGCGCGCCACGCTGCCAGCCTCGCAGAAAACCGTCACCCGACAGACGCGCCAGCGAGCCCGGCCTATGTCCGTGGCCCGGACGCTGCGCTGCCTGGCGGCAAAAGGCTATGA
- a CDS encoding histone deacetylase family protein encodes MDTFFDPRQTAHAPRQELQNGAFVPYAEKPERLDAILSVLPTPLAPTDHGDGPLRAVHTSAYLDFLQSISAQWKAEGRDGDALPYVFPVNAPMHEDFDRVEARLGRFCYDMGTPITPQSWESAYWSAQTALSALSHLSRGDDEHVFALCRPPGHHAGASYCGGYCFLNNAAISAQAALNAGADRVAILDVDYHHGNGTQDIFYERADVLVASLHADPRTDYPFYWGRADETGKARGAGTTLNLPLPQGTRIDAYMAALETALSTIEAFRADTLIVSFGADTYENDPISHFKFHMDDYSRLSAAISRLSIPTLIVMEGGYAVDAIGGIVSGFLDGFAS; translated from the coding sequence GTGGATACTTTTTTTGATCCCCGCCAGACCGCCCACGCGCCCCGCCAGGAACTGCAGAACGGCGCCTTCGTGCCTTATGCGGAGAAGCCTGAACGTCTGGATGCGATCCTGTCTGTCCTGCCAACACCCCTTGCCCCGACCGATCATGGCGACGGCCCCCTGCGGGCGGTTCACACCAGCGCCTATCTGGACTTCCTTCAATCCATCTCGGCACAGTGGAAGGCAGAGGGGCGTGACGGCGATGCGCTGCCTTATGTCTTTCCGGTGAATGCCCCCATGCACGAAGACTTTGACCGCGTCGAGGCGAGGCTCGGGCGGTTCTGCTACGATATGGGAACGCCGATCACGCCGCAGAGCTGGGAGAGCGCCTATTGGAGTGCGCAGACGGCATTGAGCGCGCTATCGCACCTGTCGCGCGGAGACGATGAGCACGTTTTCGCGCTTTGCCGTCCGCCGGGTCACCATGCTGGGGCGTCCTATTGCGGTGGCTATTGCTTCCTGAACAATGCCGCGATTTCTGCCCAAGCGGCTCTGAACGCCGGGGCGGACCGGGTCGCAATCCTTGATGTGGACTATCACCATGGCAACGGCACGCAGGATATTTTCTATGAGCGGGCGGACGTGCTTGTGGCGTCCCTCCACGCCGACCCCCGCACCGACTATCCATTCTACTGGGGCCGCGCCGATGAAACCGGCAAGGCAAGAGGGGCGGGAACGACCCTCAATCTGCCTCTGCCCCAGGGCACACGGATCGATGCATATATGGCGGCGCTCGAAACGGCTCTGTCGACGATCGAAGCGTTTCGCGCTGATACTCTCATCGTGAGCTTTGGCGCCGATACGTATGAAAACGACCCGATTTCGCACTTCAAGTTTCATATGGACGATTATTCCCGCCTCTCAGCGGCGATTTCGCGTCTGTCCATTCCGACGCTCATCGTCATGGAAGGGGGATATGCCGTCGATGCCATTGGCGGTATCGTTTCAGGGTTTCTCGATGGCTTTGCGTCATAG
- the rimI gene encoding ribosomal protein S18-alanine N-acetyltransferase, whose product MSDTPVRLLTPEDAAACARIQEEAFTHGDNWSAWAFRDTLNLSTTLGLCTEDEDVMTGFILLQKTPPDAEILTLAISPEVQRRGYASLLLERAVQLLGQYGTDRLLLDVAADNESAVAFYEKHGFLADGRRKNYYNRAEGRSVDALLMSRAAAGHNH is encoded by the coding sequence ATGAGCGACACGCCTGTCCGGCTGCTGACGCCTGAGGATGCGGCCGCCTGCGCCCGCATCCAAGAAGAGGCCTTCACCCATGGCGACAACTGGTCGGCCTGGGCGTTTCGGGATACGCTGAACCTGTCCACAACGCTCGGGCTCTGCACTGAGGACGAGGATGTGATGACAGGCTTTATTCTCCTACAGAAGACACCGCCTGACGCGGAAATCCTGACGCTCGCCATATCACCGGAGGTTCAGAGGCGCGGATATGCCAGCCTGTTGCTCGAGCGCGCCGTACAGCTGCTGGGCCAGTACGGTACGGATCGTCTCTTGCTGGATGTGGCCGCGGACAATGAAAGCGCTGTCGCATTTTACGAGAAGCATGGCTTCCTTGCCGACGGGCGTCGTAAAAACTACTATAACAGGGCAGAAGGACGGTCGGTGGATGCGCTGCTCATGTCGCGTGCTGCTGCTGGACACAACCACTAA